The genome window CAGCGGGAGCTGATCTAACGCACAGGCTCGCAGCCTCAGGCGCTTAACAGCTTCACCGATGCCCCGCTCAGGCGTCCCTGAGTAGATTGACTGGCCAGCAAAAGCGGGTCAAGTCAGTCCTCTATCAAGATACAAGGTGCTAATGGACGCGTGGATTTTTTCTCGCAATCGTTTATCCTTGTGCTGTATATGAGGTGGAGACATGGCAAACAAGAGGACTTATCAATTTGGGAAATCACAACTCACTCTTGAGTTCAGTAGTATAACCACGTCAAAAGCTCAGGTTCTAGTCAGCTCAGATGATTATTATCTATCTATGGGCGGTGGCGTATCGGCTAGCATCCTTAATGCTGGTGGTAATGTCATCGCACTTGATGCAGCTAAGAAAGTCCCCGCAGCCTTGGGTGATGTCGTTGTCACAACAGCGGGCAAGCTACCCGCCCAATACATTTTCCATGCCGTTACAATTGGCCCGGATGACTCAGTTATGCTTCCAAAGGAGACCATAAGACAGACAACGAAACGTTGTATGCAGATGCTAGATACATTACAGCTTGATTCGATTGCTTTCCCGACCATAGGTGCTGGTATTGCAGGTTTTACATATGAGGATGTTGCAGTACAAATGGCGGAAGTAATCACCGAAGACTTACAAAAGCGACAGAAACCAGTTTATGTAACAATATATCTATTTGATAGGCTTGGGCGAAAGAAAGAGATCGATTACCTTCAATTCTTTGAGGAATTCGCTGCACGTGTTCCCCGCATTGCTAATCAGGCTGTTGCTGCTCATACACCTATGGATCCTGTTAAACAGCCGACTGCTATAGATGATGGCTCAGAAACAGACGATCAAATAAGGATGCGGCGTCTTAATAACTTGCGTAAACTCATTGGCTCTCTTGAGGATAAACGATTTGAATTGGAGGCCCGCTTAATTGAGCTTATAAACAGTGGTGAAGAGGAGGACATAACAGAACTCCGGCGCAAGCTGGATGAAAATCAAGAATTGCGATTAGGTTACCTTAATGAATTGAAATCCCTGTCACAGAAGGATTCTAGTTATAGCACGCAAGCGCAAGCTAGCATAAAAAGACCCGTTTCAGTGTTTGTCAGTTCTAGTTACAAAGATTTAATCGGACACCGTACAGCAGTTAAAGACCAGATTATGCGTAGGGATATGCTCTTTCGTGGAATGGAAACCTTTGGC of Blastocatellia bacterium contains these proteins:
- a CDS encoding macro domain-containing protein: MANKRTYQFGKSQLTLEFSSITTSKAQVLVSSDDYYLSMGGGVSASILNAGGNVIALDAAKKVPAALGDVVVTTAGKLPAQYIFHAVTIGPDDSVMLPKETIRQTTKRCMQMLDTLQLDSIAFPTIGAGIAGFTYEDVAVQMAEVITEDLQKRQKPVYVTIYLFDRLGRKKEIDYLQFFEEFAARVPRIANQAVAAHTPMDPVKQPTAIDDGSETDDQIRMRRLNNLRKLIGSLEDKRFELEARLIELINSGEEEDITELRRKLDENQELRLGYLNELKSLSQKDSSYSTQAQASIKRPVSVFVSSSYKDLIGHRTAVKDQIMRRDMLFRGMETFGADPSRVTPAIKIVDEVRKANVYIGIFGVRYGYIDQATGLSMTELEFNEAETSGKPMFLYVIRDDAPVKVSDIEPDPAGKAKLDSLKSRMRKDYVVYM